The following proteins are co-located in the Microbacterium immunditiarum genome:
- a CDS encoding helix-turn-helix domain-containing protein, with product MPKTTEEPLATEVPKMTEEPLALTYKEAAALIGVDSRRISEAVESGVIPSVQIGARRMIPRAALLKIFAVEVAA from the coding sequence ATGCCCAAGACCACGGAGGAGCCCCTGGCGACGGAGGTGCCCAAGATGACGGAGGAGCCCCTGGCGCTCACGTACAAGGAAGCGGCAGCGCTCATCGGCGTCGACTCACGCCGAATCAGCGAAGCCGTTGAGTCCGGTGTGATCCCGAGCGTGCAGATCGGCGCACGTCGGATGATCCCCCGCGCGGCGTTGCTCAAGATCTTCGCCGTCGAGGTAGCCGCCTAG
- a CDS encoding tyrosine-type recombinase/integrase produces MTKRRANNHGSVYPYKDHRGIEKWRIAYWVDLPNGERARRTKKGFPSTKAAELALEEIRVDLRRGHHVDETRETLNSYAEKYFDALRVRPTTLAGYRKHFRVHIEPSDVGKAPISEITKDALNRFYRQLEKSGRKDQGHIGEPLSPATVRHIHVLVSQIMEHAVEDGVLRFNPAKRASPPTKLEAAPPEMTTWSGEDAATFLDWSESTGDYLWLAWLTLLGTGMRRGELLALRWRDVDFDNNVITVARAMSYVKEAGKKPVIDFKKPKSGRTRNIDIDSRLAEALRRRRDMLRSVEPELARGEHLIFTNRFGRPHNPVQFSRQWRERVSRARIAHPSLDAIHLHELRHTHATLLLRAGVHPKIVSERLGHADVQTTLNTYSHAVRTLQRDAADVVGRLLSSRVAPQTAPHEHVVPAEA; encoded by the coding sequence ATGACTAAGCGACGCGCGAACAATCATGGCTCGGTGTACCCCTATAAGGACCACCGGGGCATCGAGAAGTGGCGCATCGCGTACTGGGTGGACCTTCCCAACGGGGAACGGGCGCGGCGAACGAAGAAGGGCTTCCCGTCGACCAAAGCCGCCGAACTCGCGCTCGAGGAAATCAGGGTCGACTTGCGGCGTGGGCACCATGTGGACGAGACGCGCGAGACGCTGAACTCGTACGCCGAGAAGTACTTCGACGCGCTCCGAGTCCGCCCCACAACCCTCGCCGGCTACCGGAAGCACTTCCGGGTGCACATCGAACCTTCCGACGTCGGCAAGGCACCGATCTCGGAAATCACGAAGGACGCGCTCAACAGGTTCTACCGGCAGCTCGAGAAAAGTGGGAGGAAGGATCAGGGGCATATCGGGGAGCCGCTCAGCCCCGCCACTGTCCGCCACATCCACGTCCTCGTCTCGCAGATCATGGAGCACGCCGTGGAGGACGGGGTGCTGCGGTTCAACCCCGCCAAGCGTGCATCGCCCCCGACGAAGCTCGAGGCAGCGCCGCCTGAGATGACAACGTGGTCGGGGGAGGATGCCGCGACTTTCCTCGACTGGTCCGAGTCCACGGGCGACTATCTGTGGCTCGCGTGGCTGACGTTGCTCGGCACGGGGATGCGCCGCGGGGAGCTTCTGGCGCTGCGGTGGCGAGATGTCGACTTCGACAACAACGTGATCACGGTCGCGCGGGCGATGAGCTACGTCAAAGAGGCGGGCAAGAAGCCGGTCATCGACTTCAAGAAGCCGAAGTCGGGGCGCACACGAAACATCGACATCGACTCCCGGCTGGCGGAGGCGTTGCGCCGTCGCCGGGACATGCTCCGTTCGGTCGAACCTGAGTTGGCCCGAGGTGAGCACCTGATCTTCACGAACAGGTTCGGGCGTCCGCACAACCCCGTCCAGTTCTCCCGTCAGTGGAGGGAGCGGGTTTCGCGGGCGAGGATCGCGCATCCGTCGCTGGACGCGATCCATCTGCACGAACTCCGCCACACGCACGCGACGTTGCTGCTGCGGGCCGGAGTGCACCCGAAGATCGTCTCGGAGCGCCTGGGGCACGCGGATGTGCAGACGACGCTCAACACGTACTCGCACGCGGTGAGGACGCTTCAGAGGGACGCTGCGGACGTTGTGGGGCGGTTGTTGTCGTCGCGCGTTGCGCCCCAAACTGCGCCCCACGAACATGTGGTCCCGGCTGAAGCCTGA
- a CDS encoding transglutaminaseTgpA domain-containing protein encodes MSSSDRDPTGIDDVRVGRRGADLTLTAGVLIAVFASLLPLMRVVRPSGWLLGAVILTAGILAAGYVARRYRLAAIAVSLIEAAVWVVFVSFVFLRDTALLWVLPTPETITRQIPRLVGVASEEIALGAAPLEAGAALSFLIVATTGLLTIVVDHVVLTARMPLLAAIGLIAVSLIPAIAVPSDADVMAFVLLAAAILFLMRADTRARERQKERDAERTAGVPATALGIGAIAVVVAVVASPLLPQPTVRVGAGGLGPGTGIDVTLELGDDLRRPREIEVLVMRSNAPLPPYLRVATLTGFDGAVWNPDRVRSVPLDGPEGLSEISVAPNIDVAEYNTSVEVRNLSSPWLPVSYPAVEVTGLTGQWAAVPYNRTVTARSGTTQGQVYEIVSHVPRPTLEQIRARPSRANEQRDETTEIPTDLPPVVAQLAQEVTDDASTDYDRLIALQSWFRSSEFQYSLEAPVEDGFDGTGAEAVARFLETRAGYCVHFASAFALMARTLGMPSRIVVGYLPGEATTDAIERETVYSVTSGRLHAWPEVYFEGIGWVQFEPTNSLGTPTAFAPAASQGGPNDPANPATPLPSTAPSSAPGLTPDDGGPNDSGSSDASATGPLDLTPAATVSLGILFALAIPGLVRELRRRQLLAAARTGDAASAWTVVQDVAIDLGVSVPASESARALGTRLVEQHGAPPAEMSLLISAIERASYAPGGKHGFWQGEAIANAATAVSRAMLAEVEPPRRILAFVAPRSLVIRPGSLYAGAGARVRVRS; translated from the coding sequence ATGTCCTCCAGTGATCGCGACCCCACGGGGATCGACGACGTCCGGGTGGGCCGTCGCGGCGCCGACCTGACGCTCACCGCCGGCGTGCTCATCGCGGTGTTCGCTTCGCTGCTGCCGCTCATGCGCGTCGTGCGCCCGAGCGGGTGGCTGCTCGGCGCGGTCATTCTGACGGCGGGCATCCTCGCGGCGGGGTATGTCGCGCGCCGATACCGGCTCGCCGCGATCGCGGTGTCGCTCATCGAGGCGGCCGTGTGGGTGGTGTTCGTCTCGTTCGTGTTCCTGCGCGACACGGCTCTGCTGTGGGTGCTCCCGACGCCCGAGACGATCACGCGTCAGATCCCGAGGCTCGTCGGCGTGGCATCCGAGGAGATCGCGCTCGGCGCCGCACCGCTGGAAGCGGGCGCCGCGCTGTCGTTCCTCATCGTCGCGACGACCGGCCTGCTGACGATCGTCGTCGATCACGTCGTGCTGACGGCGCGGATGCCCCTCCTCGCCGCCATCGGACTCATCGCCGTCTCGCTCATCCCCGCGATCGCGGTGCCGAGCGACGCCGACGTCATGGCCTTCGTGCTGCTGGCGGCGGCGATCCTCTTCCTCATGCGCGCCGACACGCGGGCGCGCGAGCGGCAGAAGGAGCGCGACGCGGAGCGGACGGCCGGCGTGCCGGCGACGGCGCTCGGCATCGGGGCGATCGCGGTCGTCGTCGCGGTCGTGGCGTCGCCGCTGCTCCCCCAGCCGACCGTGCGCGTCGGTGCGGGCGGTCTCGGCCCGGGCACCGGCATCGACGTGACGCTCGAGCTCGGTGACGACCTGCGCCGGCCGCGCGAGATCGAGGTGCTCGTCATGCGCAGCAATGCCCCGTTGCCGCCGTACCTGCGCGTCGCGACGCTCACCGGGTTCGACGGCGCGGTGTGGAACCCCGACCGCGTGCGCAGCGTCCCGCTCGACGGTCCCGAGGGGCTCAGCGAGATCAGCGTCGCGCCGAACATCGACGTCGCCGAGTACAACACGAGCGTCGAGGTGCGAAACCTCTCGTCGCCGTGGCTGCCCGTGTCGTATCCGGCGGTGGAGGTCACCGGCCTAACGGGTCAATGGGCGGCGGTGCCCTACAACCGCACGGTCACGGCGCGATCCGGCACGACGCAGGGTCAGGTGTACGAGATCGTCAGCCACGTGCCACGGCCCACGCTCGAGCAGATCCGCGCACGGCCGTCGCGCGCCAACGAGCAGCGCGACGAGACGACCGAGATCCCGACGGACCTTCCGCCCGTCGTGGCCCAGCTCGCGCAGGAAGTGACGGATGACGCGTCGACCGACTACGACCGCCTGATCGCGCTGCAGTCGTGGTTCCGCTCGAGCGAGTTCCAGTACTCGCTCGAGGCGCCCGTCGAGGACGGGTTCGACGGGACGGGCGCCGAGGCCGTCGCGCGGTTCCTCGAGACCCGCGCCGGATACTGCGTGCACTTCGCGTCGGCTTTCGCCCTGATGGCGCGCACGCTCGGGATGCCGTCCCGCATCGTCGTCGGGTACCTGCCGGGCGAGGCGACGACCGATGCGATCGAACGCGAGACCGTGTACTCGGTGACGAGCGGCCGCCTGCACGCGTGGCCCGAGGTGTACTTCGAGGGCATCGGCTGGGTGCAGTTCGAGCCGACGAACAGCCTCGGCACGCCGACCGCGTTCGCCCCGGCGGCTTCGCAGGGCGGACCGAACGATCCGGCTAACCCCGCCACTCCGCTGCCGAGCACCGCACCTTCGTCCGCTCCGGGGCTCACGCCTGACGACGGCGGCCCGAACGATTCGGGGTCTTCGGATGCCTCGGCCACCGGCCCGCTCGATCTCACGCCCGCGGCGACCGTGAGCCTCGGGATCCTGTTCGCCCTCGCGATTCCGGGGCTCGTGCGCGAGCTTCGACGCCGGCAGCTGCTCGCGGCGGCGCGCACGGGCGATGCGGCATCCGCGTGGACCGTCGTCCAGGACGTCGCGATCGACCTCGGCGTGAGCGTGCCGGCCTCCGAGAGCGCGCGCGCTCTCGGCACGCGGCTCGTCGAGCAGCACGGTGCTCCTCCGGCCGAGATGAGCTTGCTCATCAGCGCGATCGAGCGCGCGAGCTACGCGCCCGGAGGCAAGCACGGGTTCTGGCAGGGCGAGGCGATCGCGAACGCGGCGACGGCCGTCTCGCGTGCGATGCTCGCGGAGGTCGAGCCGCCGCGGCGGATCCTCGCGTTCGTCGCCCCGCGCTCGCTCGTGATCCGTCCGGGCAGTCTGTACGCCGGTGCGGGGGCGCGGGTGCGGGTTCGCTCGTAG
- a CDS encoding DUF58 domain-containing protein, producing MNRLWPLTARGTGALVLAIACFIVANEVGIHELLYFGMLLLAVLGASIASLYLTRRADTVARSFMPDVASVGRDARVTVRVGVRTAFPTPPGVWQDTLPKGVAGDAQGVFPALGSGLRGSDRIVELSYAVTGTRRGVHPIGPLSVRSTDPFGLARRRNVFGEKTHITVAPAVVDLPALRNFAGEAGGMLHTTTTQLGQGADNLIARPYVPGDSMRRIHWRATAHRDELMVRQEEQESTPEATVVLDRGVLRWAGEAMQAPGADPGFEIAVSAAASVIARLAHDGYAVEVIDSDGTQLAERIDGGDMIEVELVINGFAKLVARRDDHLQQLPRVFSGVMTGPVVVITGRFDTADAAALAPIVHHSTLPVLLTVSPSAGSLERAADLGWRVGRIGEESEIAPAWVNAVDRAAANVLQ from the coding sequence ATGAACCGCCTGTGGCCGCTCACCGCACGGGGCACAGGCGCGCTGGTGCTCGCGATCGCGTGCTTCATCGTCGCGAACGAGGTCGGCATCCACGAGCTGCTGTACTTCGGCATGCTGCTGCTCGCGGTACTGGGCGCGAGCATCGCGTCGCTCTACCTCACGCGACGTGCCGATACGGTGGCGCGGTCGTTCATGCCGGACGTTGCGTCCGTCGGCCGCGACGCGCGGGTCACCGTTCGCGTCGGCGTGCGGACGGCGTTCCCCACTCCCCCGGGCGTGTGGCAGGACACCCTGCCGAAGGGCGTCGCCGGCGACGCGCAGGGCGTGTTCCCCGCGCTCGGATCGGGTCTGCGCGGATCGGACCGCATCGTCGAGCTGTCGTATGCCGTGACGGGAACGCGCCGCGGGGTGCATCCGATCGGCCCCTTGTCCGTGCGCTCGACCGACCCCTTCGGCCTCGCGCGCCGGCGCAACGTCTTCGGCGAGAAGACCCACATCACGGTCGCGCCCGCCGTCGTCGACCTTCCCGCGCTCCGCAACTTCGCCGGCGAGGCGGGCGGGATGCTGCACACCACGACCACGCAGCTCGGTCAGGGCGCCGACAACCTCATCGCGCGGCCGTACGTGCCGGGCGACTCGATGCGGCGGATCCACTGGCGGGCGACGGCGCATCGCGACGAGCTCATGGTGCGGCAGGAGGAGCAGGAGTCCACGCCCGAGGCCACCGTCGTGCTCGACCGCGGCGTGCTGCGCTGGGCGGGCGAGGCCATGCAGGCTCCCGGTGCGGACCCGGGCTTCGAGATCGCGGTGTCGGCCGCGGCATCCGTCATCGCCCGTCTCGCGCACGACGGGTACGCGGTCGAGGTGATCGACTCCGACGGCACGCAGCTCGCCGAGCGCATCGACGGCGGCGACATGATCGAGGTCGAGCTCGTCATCAACGGCTTCGCGAAGCTCGTGGCGCGGCGCGACGACCACCTGCAGCAGCTTCCGCGCGTGTTCTCCGGCGTCATGACGGGTCCGGTGGTCGTCATCACGGGTCGTTTCGACACAGCGGATGCCGCGGCCCTCGCGCCGATCGTGCATCACTCGACGCTCCCGGTGCTGCTCACGGTCTCGCCGTCGGCGGGGTCGCTCGAGCGCGCGGCGGACCTCGGGTGGCGGGTCGGGCGCATCGGCGAAGAGTCGGAGATCGCTCCTGCGTGGGTGAACGCGGTGGACAGGGCGGCGGCGAATGTCCTCCAGTGA
- a CDS encoding AAA family ATPase, which yields MTETATDAATDFARATTAILDSVARVIDGKPEAVRSALVCLLAEGHLLIEDVPGVGKTMLARALAASVDATVRRIQFTPDLLPGDVTGVSVFNPVDREFEFKPGAIFANIVIADEINRSSPKTQSALLEAMEEGQVTVDGQTYPLPDPFLVVATQNPLEMEGTYALPEAQRDRFMMRISMGYPDAGSEALMLRQRDSVNPLDSIAPVVSSTRVAELIAWARAVHVAPAIEEYAVALAAATRTHPDLRLGASPRATLQLVRAAKVWAALDGRGFVIPDDVTALLHAVFTHRLIPTRSAGGARARSTADAIATILDRIAASVRVPLATRQ from the coding sequence ATGACAGAGACCGCGACAGACGCTGCGACGGACTTCGCGCGCGCGACCACCGCCATCCTCGACTCGGTGGCGCGCGTCATCGACGGAAAGCCGGAGGCCGTGCGCTCCGCACTCGTGTGCCTGCTGGCCGAGGGCCACCTGCTCATCGAGGACGTGCCCGGGGTCGGCAAGACGATGCTGGCGCGCGCTCTGGCGGCATCCGTCGATGCGACAGTGCGCCGCATCCAGTTCACCCCCGACCTGCTCCCCGGCGACGTCACGGGCGTGAGCGTGTTCAACCCCGTCGATCGCGAGTTCGAGTTCAAGCCGGGCGCGATCTTCGCGAACATCGTCATCGCCGACGAGATCAACCGCTCCTCCCCCAAGACGCAGTCCGCGCTGCTCGAGGCGATGGAGGAGGGCCAGGTCACCGTCGACGGGCAGACGTATCCTCTCCCCGATCCGTTCCTCGTCGTCGCGACGCAGAACCCGCTCGAGATGGAGGGCACGTACGCCCTTCCCGAGGCGCAGCGCGACCGGTTCATGATGCGCATCTCGATGGGCTACCCGGATGCGGGCTCCGAGGCCCTCATGCTGCGGCAGCGCGACTCCGTCAACCCGCTCGACTCGATCGCCCCGGTCGTCTCGAGCACGCGCGTGGCCGAGCTCATCGCGTGGGCACGCGCGGTGCACGTCGCCCCGGCGATCGAGGAGTACGCGGTCGCCCTCGCGGCGGCCACGCGCACGCACCCCGACCTGCGGCTCGGCGCCAGCCCCCGCGCGACGCTGCAGCTCGTGCGCGCCGCCAAGGTGTGGGCGGCCCTCGACGGGCGCGGGTTCGTCATCCCGGACGATGTGACCGCACTGCTGCACGCCGTCTTCACGCATCGGCTCATCCCGACCCGGTCCGCGGGCGGGGCACGCGCCCGTTCGACCGCCGATGCGATCGCGACGATCCTGGACCGCATCGCGGCGAGCGTGCGGGTGCCGCTCGCGACCCGCCAGTGA
- a CDS encoding DUF5671 domain-containing protein, with the protein MATATGRAQTVVRRIIVFLLLLTLVVIAAIGLAGLIERIIGAGATLAGGDAGLARSLAFAIIGAPLAGVLWWWERRRLATDAAERASLVWTLYLTVATLTALITSATALAITVNAGIDGRWQPADAAVAIVWAGIWVWHRHMRRSAATAPARLPLLPVQLSAVYGLAVAASGAVNAIAALVAESLVGVAPVLADSRTWFVPVLQALVWFAIGAVIWWWHWFREGARDERGGFATVVLVVLVGASAATALFGLGTVLFVVLRLLFDRDALAEVLSPLGGAVGAALVGAIVWDYHRQVMAARSERARRAARLVISGVALIGAASGFGVVINALLATLGPTLVDSNPRTLLLGGLSALVVGAPVWWIAWRPDRAVNETDAADPARRVYLVIVFGASAIVALIALLVIGYRVLEVLLVGGAGGLIEHIRAPFGLLCATAVVFAYHLAIWRRDRRMAPAATPAERPALARIVLVASGDADALAARIRAELDVPVAVWRAADDGGALGDDALPGLVESLRGVSARRALVIAEGAGARVIPLEE; encoded by the coding sequence ATGGCGACCGCGACCGGCCGGGCGCAGACCGTCGTGCGCCGCATCATCGTCTTCCTCCTCCTGCTCACGCTCGTCGTGATCGCGGCGATCGGCCTCGCCGGGCTGATCGAGCGCATCATCGGCGCGGGGGCCACGCTCGCGGGCGGCGACGCGGGCCTCGCGCGCTCGCTCGCGTTCGCGATCATCGGCGCGCCGCTCGCCGGGGTGCTTTGGTGGTGGGAGCGACGCCGACTCGCGACGGATGCCGCCGAGCGCGCATCGCTCGTGTGGACGCTCTACCTCACGGTCGCAACGCTCACCGCCCTCATCACGTCGGCGACGGCGCTCGCCATCACCGTGAACGCGGGCATCGACGGGCGGTGGCAGCCGGCCGACGCCGCCGTGGCGATCGTCTGGGCGGGAATCTGGGTGTGGCACCGGCACATGCGCCGCAGCGCGGCGACCGCGCCGGCCCGCCTGCCGCTCCTGCCGGTGCAGCTCTCGGCGGTCTATGGGCTCGCGGTCGCGGCATCCGGTGCCGTCAACGCGATCGCCGCTCTCGTGGCGGAGTCCCTCGTCGGCGTCGCCCCCGTGCTCGCCGACTCGCGCACGTGGTTCGTCCCCGTGCTCCAGGCACTCGTGTGGTTCGCGATCGGCGCGGTCATCTGGTGGTGGCACTGGTTCCGCGAAGGTGCGCGCGACGAGCGGGGCGGCTTCGCCACCGTGGTCCTCGTCGTCCTCGTCGGCGCGTCCGCGGCGACCGCGCTCTTCGGGCTCGGAACCGTGCTCTTCGTCGTGCTGCGCCTGCTGTTCGACAGGGATGCTCTCGCCGAGGTGCTCTCGCCGCTCGGCGGCGCCGTCGGCGCGGCGCTCGTCGGCGCGATCGTGTGGGACTACCACCGACAGGTCATGGCCGCGCGCTCGGAGCGTGCGCGCCGCGCCGCCCGCCTCGTGATCTCGGGCGTCGCGCTCATCGGCGCCGCGAGCGGCTTCGGCGTCGTGATCAACGCGCTCCTCGCGACGCTCGGCCCGACGCTCGTCGACTCGAACCCGCGCACGCTGCTGCTCGGCGGACTCAGCGCCCTCGTCGTCGGCGCCCCGGTGTGGTGGATCGCATGGCGTCCGGATCGGGCGGTGAACGAGACGGATGCGGCGGACCCCGCCCGCCGCGTGTACCTCGTCATCGTGTTCGGCGCGAGCGCGATCGTCGCCCTCATCGCGCTCCTGGTGATCGGCTATCGCGTGCTCGAGGTGCTCCTCGTCGGGGGAGCGGGCGGGCTCATCGAGCACATCCGCGCCCCGTTCGGGCTCCTGTGCGCCACCGCCGTCGTGTTCGCGTACCACCTCGCGATCTGGCGACGCGACCGGCGCATGGCGCCCGCGGCGACGCCGGCGGAGCGACCCGCGCTCGCGCGGATCGTGCTCGTGGCGAGCGGCGACGCCGACGCGTTGGCAGCGCGCATCCGGGCCGAGCTCGACGTGCCCGTCGCGGTGTGGCGGGCCGCGGACGACGGCGGGGCGCTGGGCGACGACGCGCTCCCGGGCCTCGTGGAGTCGCTGCGCGGCGTCTCGGCGCGGCGAGCACTGGTCATAGCCGAGGGAGCGGGCGCGCGGGTCATTCCGCTCGAGGAGTGA
- the pta gene encoding phosphate acetyltransferase: MAQSIYITSAEGHSGKSTVALGVLDALSRATPKVGVFRSIARSTLERDYVLEMLLAHDGVDLDYDECVGATYDEVRADPDAALATIVERYKAVEAQCDAVVIVGSDYTDVGSPAELGYNARIAANLGVPVLLVLGGRTVDAKPEQLGSSQPRTPAEMGQLAHLAITELAHGRAELFAIVANRADPEHKTETIAAIEQAIAAAPPRHADGAVPVWAIPEDPYLVAPSMRGIMRSLGGELVAGDPELLTRPALSVVVAGMSMVNVLPRLLEGAVVVIAADRSEVLLATLLANSSGTFPSLAGIVLNGPFEIPDPVRRLIDGLGSKLPIVTSPYGTYETAVRIMGTRGRLAADSQRRYDTALALFETNVDTEELTRELGVAHATVVTPLMFEFQLIERARSRRKRIVLPEGGDDRILRAAGTVLKRGIADLVILGEPADVRARATELGVDLGEAQLLSPFDPEHVHRFAQEYARVRAHKGVTYEKAADTVTDVSYFGTMMVHSGLADGMVSGAAHTTAHTIRPAFEVIKTKPGVSVVSSVFFMALADRVLVYGDCAVIPDPTSEQLADIAISSAATARQFGIEPRIAMLSYSTGESGSGAEVEKVRAATVLVRERAPELLVEGPIQYDAAADAAVAATKMPESQVAGRATVFIFPDLNTGNNTYKAVQRSAGAVAIGPVLQGLNKPINDLSRGALVQDIVNTIAITAIQAQRESS, translated from the coding sequence GTGGCGCAGAGCATCTACATCACGTCCGCAGAAGGCCACTCCGGAAAGTCCACCGTCGCGCTCGGCGTGCTCGACGCGCTGAGCCGCGCCACCCCGAAGGTGGGCGTGTTCCGCTCGATCGCCCGGTCGACCCTCGAGCGCGACTACGTGCTCGAGATGCTGCTCGCCCACGACGGCGTCGATCTCGACTACGACGAGTGCGTCGGCGCGACCTACGACGAGGTGAGGGCCGATCCGGATGCCGCGCTCGCGACGATCGTCGAGCGGTACAAGGCCGTCGAGGCCCAGTGCGACGCGGTCGTGATCGTCGGGTCGGACTACACCGACGTCGGCAGCCCCGCCGAGCTCGGCTACAACGCGCGCATCGCGGCGAACCTCGGAGTCCCCGTGCTGCTCGTGCTCGGCGGCCGCACCGTCGACGCGAAGCCCGAGCAGCTCGGCTCGTCGCAGCCGCGGACCCCGGCCGAGATGGGCCAGCTCGCGCACCTCGCGATCACCGAGCTCGCGCACGGTCGCGCCGAGCTCTTCGCGATCGTCGCCAACCGCGCCGACCCGGAGCACAAGACCGAGACGATCGCGGCGATCGAGCAGGCGATCGCGGCGGCGCCCCCGCGGCACGCCGATGGCGCCGTGCCGGTGTGGGCGATCCCCGAGGACCCGTACCTCGTCGCACCGTCGATGCGCGGCATCATGCGCTCGCTGGGCGGGGAGCTCGTCGCGGGCGACCCCGAGCTGCTCACGCGGCCCGCGCTCAGCGTCGTCGTGGCGGGCATGTCGATGGTGAACGTGCTGCCGCGCCTGCTCGAGGGCGCGGTCGTCGTGATCGCCGCGGATCGGTCGGAGGTGCTGCTCGCGACCCTGCTGGCGAACTCTTCGGGCACGTTCCCGTCGCTCGCGGGGATCGTGCTCAACGGGCCATTCGAGATCCCCGACCCGGTGCGGCGGCTCATCGACGGGCTCGGCTCGAAGCTGCCGATCGTCACGAGCCCGTACGGCACGTACGAGACCGCCGTGCGCATCATGGGCACGCGCGGGCGCCTCGCCGCGGACTCGCAGCGCCGGTACGACACCGCCCTCGCCCTCTTCGAGACCAACGTCGACACCGAGGAGCTCACGCGCGAGCTGGGCGTGGCGCACGCGACGGTCGTGACACCCCTCATGTTCGAGTTCCAGCTCATCGAGCGCGCGCGCTCGCGGCGCAAGCGGATCGTGCTGCCCGAGGGAGGCGACGACCGAATCCTGCGCGCCGCGGGCACGGTGCTCAAGCGGGGGATCGCCGACCTCGTGATCCTCGGCGAGCCGGCCGACGTGCGCGCGCGGGCGACCGAGCTCGGCGTCGACCTGGGCGAGGCGCAGCTGCTGAGCCCGTTCGACCCGGAGCATGTGCACCGCTTCGCGCAGGAATACGCACGGGTGCGGGCGCACAAGGGCGTCACGTATGAGAAGGCGGCCGACACGGTCACGGACGTGTCGTACTTCGGCACGATGATGGTGCACTCGGGGCTCGCCGACGGCATGGTGTCGGGCGCGGCCCACACGACGGCTCACACCATCCGCCCGGCGTTCGAAGTCATCAAGACCAAGCCCGGCGTGTCGGTCGTCTCGAGCGTGTTCTTCATGGCGCTCGCCGATCGCGTGCTTGTGTACGGCGACTGCGCGGTGATCCCCGACCCGACGAGCGAGCAGCTCGCCGACATCGCGATCTCGTCCGCCGCGACGGCGCGCCAGTTCGGCATCGAGCCGCGCATCGCGATGCTCTCGTACTCCACCGGCGAGTCGGGCTCGGGAGCCGAGGTCGAGAAGGTGAGGGCGGCGACCGTGCTGGTCCGCGAGAGGGCGCCTGAGCTGCTGGTCGAAGGGCCGATCCAATACGACGCCGCCGCCGACGCAGCCGTCGCCGCGACCAAGATGCCCGAGTCGCAGGTTGCCGGTCGCGCGACGGTGTTCATCTTCCCCGACCTCAACACGGGCAACAACACATACAAGGCGGTCCAGCGCTCCGCGGGCGCCGTCGCGATCGGACCCGTGCTGCAAGGCCTCAACAAGCCGATCAACGACCTGTCGCGCGGAGCGCTCGTGCAGGACATCGTCAACACGATCGCGATCACGGCGATCCAGGCCCAGCGCGAGTCCTCATGA